A stretch of Henckelia pumila isolate YLH828 chromosome 4, ASM3356847v2, whole genome shotgun sequence DNA encodes these proteins:
- the LOC140894469 gene encoding putative F-box/kelch-repeat protein At4g22430 produces the protein MENIFPKVFNDKLILISNKTYFLLFRNHESETSSMDNNIDDLPDCLLAEVLLRLSPASLCRFKAVSKEWHSLISSTYFIRTYASKSPPYWAFLSVFEHDNCMINSAVREHKLLIDLHSGDLKCPSPSPISNNHRQKLHMEFYKVLGVSNGLILCWCSMYNSRDYKYSCSYPIVCNPVTKQYVILPPCISFASYKTISGWGFLTEMRDGVVTSYTVVVPVASRLRFQVFSSKTGEWKVYYPMPANADSEIFRRGRSWGNATELDGILHWVHPIKGIFAYDPHRNPKALRLIALPNRHLVHDFMCSTHQGHLKYLELDHTQNLISVWVLNDYGMGDNWSLEHRVDCGDILRDVQYYCIHVLDLNIKLKLISLHPFDPDIVYFGCDYVFASYNMRERNCKFSGVFRLLSRGQSFSIGGVGHLH, from the coding sequence atggaaaatatttttccgAAAGTGTTCAATGATAAATTGATCTTGATCAGCAACAAGACATATTTTCTCCTATTTCGGAATCACGAATCCGAGACGTCGTCCATGGACAACAACATTGATGATCTTCCGGATTGTCTTTTAGCAGAGGTTCTCCTCAGACTTTCTCCGGCGTCGTTGTGTCGATTTAAAGCTGTTTCCAAGGAATGGCATTCTCTGATTTCGAGCACTTATTTCATTCGTACATATGCATCAAAATCGCCGCCTTATTGGGCCTTTCTTTCGGTTTTCGAACATGATAATTGTATGATCAACAGTGCTGTTAGGGAGCATAAACTGCTGATTGACTTGCATTCTGGCGATCTCAAATGCCCATCCCCATCCCCAATTTCTAATAATCATCGACAGAAACTACACATGGAATTCTACAAGGTATTGGGAGTGAGCAATGGGCTGATTTTGTGTTGGTGTTCCATGTACAACTCGAGAGATTATAAATACTCTTGTTCGTACCCGATTGTATGCAATCCCGTGACGAAGCAGTATGTTATCCTTCCCCCATGCATTAGCTTTGCTTCATACAAAACGATATCTGGTTGGGGATTTCTGACTGAAATGAGAGATGGAGTAGTCACAAGTTACACTGTGGTGGTACCCGTGGCTTCTCGGTTGCGATTCCAAGTATTCTCGTCGAAAACTGGTGAGTGGAAGGTCTACTACCCTATGCCGGCCAATGCTGATTCAGAAATTTTCCGCCGTGGAAGATCGTGGGGGAATGCCACTGAGCTTGATGGAATTTTGCATTGGGTACATCCAATAAAGGGGATATTCGCTTATGATCCCCACAGGAACCCCAAAGCACTTCGCCTCATTGCTCTTCCTAATCGCCACTTGGTCCATGACTTCATGTGCAGTACGCACCAAGGACATCTGAAATATTTAGAATTGGATCATACCCAAAATCTGATCAGTGTTTGGGTGCTGAATGATTATGGCATGGGAGATAATTGGTCGTTGGAACATAGAGTCGATTGCGGTGACATACTGCGAGATGTACAATATTATTGCATCCACGTATTGGACTTGAACATTAAGTTAAAACTCATATCATTACATCCATTTGATCCCGATATTGTCTACTTTGGATGTGATTATGTTTTCGCCTCTTACAACATGCGGGAAAGGAATTGCAAATTCTCAGGTGTTTTCAGACTCCTAAGTCGAGGACAGAGTTTTTCGATCGGTGGTGTCGGGCATTTACACTAG